DNA sequence from the Candidatus Methanomethylicota archaeon genome:
ATATCCAGCGCTGAGAAATGTGAGCATATCATTTCCAATGGGGAAATTCATAGCGGTGATGGGACCATCAGGGTCAGGTAAATCCACACTACTAAACTTAATAGGAGGCTTAGATAAACCAACCGAGGGTAAGATAATATCTTGTGGTAGAAATTTGGAGGAATTAACAAGTGATGAACTTGCAGAGTATAGGAATGAGAAGATAGGATTTGTCTTTCAATTCTTCAATTTAATTGGGTATCTAAACGTGCTGGAGAACGTTATGCTACCAATGGCCATAAAGGGGGTTGATGAAGATGAGGGGAGGGAGAAGGCCATGAACCTATTGAAAATCCTAGGACTTGAAGATAAAGTGAAGAAGAAGCCCAATGAACTTAGCGGTGGCGAGAGGCAAAAAGTTGCAATAGCAAGAGCACTTATAAACGATCCAGAACTAATACTTGCCGATGAACCCACTGGAAACATTGACAGCGTAAGTGCAAAGGTAATTATGGAAATATTCAGAAGGCTTGTTGATGAAAAGGGGATAACTATAATAATGGTAACACATAACATAGAATTATCAAGATTCTGCGATATGGTGGTAAAGTTGAGGGATGGAATGATAGAAGATGTTAAGGAGGTTTCAAAGCCATGAGGGAAAATAAACTCATAATGATGATTTTAATCATAATAATAATGGCTTCGATCTCATCTTCAGTAATAATGTGCAAGGGGGAGGGTAATGAATTCAAACTTTTATCAACATATTGGGGGGATACAAGTCAGATAGAAGTTACTGGAGGGGATTATACAACACTAACAATAATACTGAGATATGAGGGGAAGTGGAGCTTCAACAATCTAGTGGCAAAATTAAGCCTCCCAGAACCATTCAAAACATCAGACAAAAGCAATACGGCAACAATATACTATAAATCAACAGTAACCCCAGGCTCTATAATACAATTAGCATACCAAATTTACATATCACCACAAGCACTTAAAGGGACATACCTATCAAACCTAAACTTAGAATACTTCATATCAAACTATGGATTAATAAGTCAAACAATACAAATCCCACTGGAAATCACTGGAAGACCAAATATACAATTAAGCTTATACAATGAAACTCTAATTGAAGGAAGGCAGACCGCATTACTAATAATTAAAAACTTGGGGGATGCAGATGCCTACGATTTACAGATATCAAGGGCATACTCCAGCAGTATAACAATAAACAATGTAGGAGACACGTATATTGAGCATATAAAGCCAGGTGAAAACGTTACATCAAAAATTGAAATTTACGTTCCAAGCGGATTGAAGGGGAAGACAGTTCAAATAAACTTTGATATAAGGTACATTGGACCTAGAAACTCAATTTACACTGAAACAAAGAGCATACAAGCACTAATAAACCCGCAAGACCCACAACCAAAATTGGATGTAAAATTAAGCACTGGGGAACTCTATATAGGGAAGATAAACAGATTCAACATAACCATATCAAATAATGGCTACAGCGCAATTAGGAATGTAAAGATGAGCATATCCACAGACGCCACAATAAAGGTTTTTGGATCCTCAACCATGTATATTGATGATTTAGAGCCATGGCAAAGCAGCAGTATACCAATAGATGTATATGTCCCATTAACCACAGCAGCTACTGGAACCATAACCATATCCACAACCTACTATGATACAGCTAGGGATGTATCAGTTAGCGATACACGTCAAATTACAATGCTATTGAGGGGATTCATAGAATTAACATTAACAGACGTGGCAATAATACCCGCATCTCCAAGGCCAAACACACCCTTCTCAATAACCATAACAATAACAAATGTTGGAACATCAACAGCATACGCAACCTACGCAACCCCAATACTAGAGAACCTCCCAATACAACCCTTCGGATCCAGATCAGTATACATAGGAAACATAGATGTTAACACACCAACAACATTCACAATAAACCTACAACTACTCAACACAACACTAACACAAGTGAAACTACCAGTTGTATTAAGGTATATGGACAATCTCAGGAACATAAGCGAAAAATCATTTGAAATAACGATAAACATATCCCCAACAACATCGACAACCACAACCACCACACAAAGCAGAGGCACATTTATATCAATCCTCACAAGCCCAATAACCATAATATCCATAATAGCCATAATCGTAATAGTCTCGGGAGTACTGATAATGAGGCGGAGGAGGAAATGAAGTTAAAGGGATTATTGAAGTTAGCATTGAAACAGTTAATGGAGAGAAGAACTAGAACCATACTAACGATTTTGGCA
Encoded proteins:
- a CDS encoding ABC transporter ATP-binding protein, which gives rise to MDIVRLENVSKVYVAGKVKYPALRNVSISFPMGKFIAVMGPSGSGKSTLLNLIGGLDKPTEGKIISCGRNLEELTSDELAEYRNEKIGFVFQFFNLIGYLNVLENVMLPMAIKGVDEDEGREKAMNLLKILGLEDKVKKKPNELSGGERQKVAIARALINDPELILADEPTGNIDSVSAKVIMEIFRRLVDEKGITIIMVTHNIELSRFCDMVVKLRDGMIEDVKEVSKP